Below is a window of Dehalococcoidia bacterium DNA.
ATCAGCCTCGCCATCCTCGTGTTCGGCGTCCTCCTCGTCGCTGACCCAGAGCGCCTCCAGCAACTGCTGGACCGCGTGCGCGACGTCATCAACTGGCTGGCCGAATAGCGCCGCCTTCGCCGGTCACCACTGCATGATTCGGCGCCCGATGGGCGCGGGGCGCCGCCCGTAGCGCGCCCAGCAGCGTGACAAGCCCCCGTCGAGGGAGAAGTCGCGGGCGCGGGCTTGGAAATTTCCTGCAATTTTGCAGTCCAGCTACTTGACAACGCGAACGCCTGTTCTAGACAATGGCGCCACGGTTAGAACATGTGTACTTAGGAGCAAGGGACATGGCACAGCGACGCCGCCTCATCTACCGCCCAAGCGGACCCCGTTGCCCTGACTGCGGCGGCCCCGTCGTCCACGGCGAGGGTTGCTTCCGCTGCCCGATCTGTGGATTCACGCGCTGTAGCTAGCCCCGCATCGGGGTGGACCTAGCCCACCCACCCCGCCCTCCGGAGCGGTGGCCTGCCGGACGCGCCAGCGTTTGACAGGCCACCGCTTTCGCTTATGATCCCTTCGGTGCGACCTTTCCATAACGCTCGCCAGCCCTCGCCCCTGGGTCGCGCCGGCAACCCACGATGACCCACCCCGCCACCTTAGAGGAGCCCGTTACGCCGGCAGCCAGCGACGCCGCGGACCGAGAGCGGCCGACCGTCGCCATCCTGACGCTGGGCTGCAAGCTGAACCTGGCTGACTCCGAGAGCATGGCGCGCCGCATGCGGGACGCCGGCTGGTCCGTGACCGAGAAGGCCCGGGGGGCAGATGCCGTGGTGGTGAACACCTGCTCCGTTACCCACGTGGCGGACGCCAAGGCGCGGCACCTCGTCCGCCTGGCGCGCCGCGAAGCCGCGCCTGGCGCTGCTATTGCCGTGACGGGCTGCATGCTCGAGACCGCTAGCCCCGAGGCCATCGGCGCCCTCGGCGCGGACCTGGCCTTCCGGCAACCTCAGCAGGAGGCACTGACGGCGGCGCTCGTCGCGACGCGGTCACCGACTATCGTCACGCCGGCCCCCACGCGCCCCTTCCGCACCCGCGCCTTCGTCTCCGCCCAGGAAGGCTGCAATGACGTCTGTGCCTTCTGCATCGTGCCCAAGACGCGTGGTCGCGAACGGGCGAAGAGCGCGACGGAGGTCGTCGCCCAGGTGCTCGCGCGTGAAGCCGAAGGCGTCCAGGAGGTCGTGATCACGGGGACGCAGCTCGGAGCCTGGGGACGGGGCCGGGCGGCGGCCGCGGGAGAAGCGGATCGTGGCCTCTATCCATTGCTGAAGGCGCTTCTCGAAGGGACTCGCGTGCCGCGGATCCGTTTGTCCTCCGTGCAACCTCAGGACCTTTCGCCCGAGACCATCGACCTCTGGCGGGACCCGCGCTTGTGCCGGCACTTCCACCTGGCGCTGCAGAGCGGCAGCGACGCCGTGTTGCGCCGGATGCGACGGCGCTACACGGCAGCGCAGTACCGCGCGGCCGTCGAGTCCCTCCGCGCGGCTATCCCCGGCGTTGCCATCACGACCGACGTGATCGCCGGCTTTCCGGGCGAGACCGATGCCGAGTTCGAAGAGACGTACGAGTTTTGCCGCGAACTGGCCTTCGCCGGCATACACGTGTTCCCCTACTCCCCGCGCCTTGGTACGGTCGCAGCGAAGATGACTGACCAGGTGCCCGAACCCGTGAAGAAGGAGCGAGTGCGCCGGCTCTTAGCGCTGGGGGAGGAGATGGCGGTGGCCTTTCGGTCTGCCTACGCCGGCAGGAGGGTTGAGGTGCTCTGGGAGTCCTCCCGGGAGACGGAAGCCGGCCGCACCTGGGAGGGCCTTACGGACACCTATGTGCGCGTATTCGCCGCCTCCGAAGCTGATCTGGAGAACCGGATCACGCCTGTCATGGTCACGCGCGTGGTCGAGGGCGGGGTGGAGGGACAGCTGTGAATCTCGTCAACCGCATCGTCGTCACGCTCCTGCTGCTCGCCCTGATTGCCGGCGCGGTCGCCGTCGTCGTCCTGGCCTGGGCAATGCCCGAGGACTCGATCGCGGGGCTGAGGGACGCCGTCGACTGGCTGGAAGAGAACAATGAAGACCTGCAGAAGGCGCTGCTCACGACTATCGCCTCCCTCGTTGCCCTCCTGGCCTTCACGGCGCTGGTGTTCGAGTTCGTGCCTTCGTCCGGCCCGGGCGTGAAGGTAACCGACGTCCAGGCCGGCGAGGCCATCCTGACCACCGCCGCCATCGGCCAGCGCATCGAGGAAGAGGTACGCGGAGTGGCGAACGTCTCCGACGTGCGCGCCGCCGTCAAGCCAAAGCGCAAGGGCGTCGAGCTTGCCCTCGAACTCCACGTGGACCCGCACGCCAATCTGGCGCAGGTGACGAATGAGTCCCTCGCCGCTGCCCGGCGCGTGCTGAACGACAGGCTGCACGTGGCGCTCCTGGACCCGCCCCGAGTCCGCCTTCACTACCGCGAGCTGAGACTGCAACGGCCGGACATGCGACCGGATGCAGCGCCTCCGCCGGCACCGCCGCCACCGGCCGAGGTAACGTCATCGCCGGGACCCGCCGTTGCGGCGCCAGATGGCTCCGGCGACCCGAGGCCCGATAGCGGATGAAGCGCCTACCTCGCCTCGACCGCGATAGCCTTCCCCTGGTCCTCGAGGGCATCCTCTTCGTGGCTGACGCGCCCGTAGATACGGCCTCGCTGGCCAGGGTCCTGCGACGGCCTCGGGAGGACGTAGAGGCAGCGCTCGCGGACCTGGAGTCGCACTACGAACGCCGCGGGCTCCGCCTGCAGCGCAGCAACGGCCTGGTACAGATGGTGTCGGCACCGGAAGCGGGACCGTACATAGAGCGCTTTTTGGGCGAGGAGAACAAGCAGCGCCTCTCGGGCGCCGCCCTGGAGTGCCTGGCGATTATCGCCTATCGTCAGCCGGTAACGAGGGCTGGGGTGGAGGCGGTGCGCGGCGTGAACTCGGACGGCGCCATCGCCTCCCTGATAGCGCGCGGCCTCATCGAGGAGGTGGGCCGGGCGCCGGGTCCGGGGCGACCCGCGCTGCTGGGGACGACCATGAAGTTCCTCGAGCACTTCGGCCTCAAGGATCCCTCGGACCTGCCGCCGCTGCCCGAGCAGCCATCACCGCCGAACGCGCAGCCGCGCCTGACGGACGCGCGAGGGTCCGGCCGGGCATGACCATCGGCCTCTGCCGGCTAACGCTGCGCCTGCCGGAGAACGGCTCGCTCAAGGGCAAGCGCCAGGTAGTGAAGTCCCTGCAGCAGCGCCTGCATAACAAGTTCAACGTCAGCGTGGCCGAGGTCGAGCACAACGATGCCTGGCAACTGGCCGGGCTCGCCATTTGCTGCGTCTCCAACAGCTCCGCCCACGCCAACGAGGTGCTATCGAAGGCGCTGGACTTCGTACACAGCCTGCGGCTGGACGCCGAGGTCATCGAAGAGGAGATCGAGCTGATCCAGGACTGAGGCGGCCTATTCGGGGCCGCGGCTGACGCGCAAGGTGACCGAGAGGTCAGCGGTAGCCTTCGTATTGGCGGCCGGCGTCTGGGAGAGCACCATTCCCCGCGGCGCCGTCTTGTCGGGCACGGCGATGACCACGTAGTCGATCTGCTGGTCGCGCAGCACGGCGAGGGCGCTGGCCTCGTCGGCGCCGACGAAGTTCGGCACCAGCCCGGCCTGGACGGAGATCGGCCGGCCCTGGAACTGTCCGGAAGCGGGTGTGGCAGCGAGGGGTGGCTGGATCACCTGGGGGTTGCTTACGACCGTGCCCTGGGGCAGGCGCGGCGTGTTGTCGATGACGCCGGCATCGCTGCCGGTCGAAAACAGGAGCAGGCCCGCACCGATCAAAAAGATGCCCACGAACGCCGCGATCACCCAGTTCATGCTGATGGAGTTGCCCACGGGCCGGCTGATCGCGGGCAGCGGCGTTATATCGACGGTGAGTTCCTGGTTGGGAAAGACGCGGATGAGTTCCTCCGGATTGAGGCCCAGGTAGCGGGAATAAGTGCGCAGAAAGCCGCGCGCGTACACGGGCGCCGGAAAGACGGAGAAGTCCTCGTTTTCCAGGGCCTGGAGGTAGCGCTTCGAAACGTGAGTGTCGCGCTCGGCGTCTTCGAGCGTTATCGCCCGCGCCCGCCGGGCGCGCGACAGGGTATTGCCGAGTTCAGCCATATGTTACGGCGGGGTGAACCCACTATAGGCAAGGCCTCGCAAGACCGTCAAACAGGATCGCCGTATCAGCTTTCGAGAGAAGCGGCCTGATGCCCCCGGGGCACGGGGGCAGCGCGCACGCCGCCCCTGCCTTGCTTGCGCCTTGGCGCGCGCCGTGTGACACTCTTTGTGCCCCGCGAAAATCTACTCAAAGATATACACAGGTATAGATAGATTTTCGCGATTTAATCATCTCCTCGGGAGCAGCAAGATGCACCTCAGATGGCCTCTTTTGATCGCACTGCCCTTCGTCGGGCTGACCCTCGCCTGCGGCTCGGGCGGCGATGAAGAGCGGGCGACCTCCTCTCCCACCGCCGTGACCCGAAAAGTCGATGTGTCGAAGGACGACCTCGGCCGTACCGTCGCCGTCCCGGCCTCGCCGCAGCGTATTGTCGCCATGAGCCCCTCCGTCGTCGAACTGCTCTTCGCCGTGGGCGTGACGCCGGTCGGGCGTCCGTCGTCGGCGGACTATCCGGAAGCCGCGAAGGCCGTGCCCCACTTTGGCACCAGCTACCAACCCAACTACGAAGAGATCGCCGCGATGAAGCCGGACCTCATCATCGCCGACGCGGTCATTCACAAGGACACGGTGGCCGACCTCGCTCGCCTTGGCGCGCCCGTCTGGGCCGTGCGCGTCAACTCCTTCGATGACGTGACGGCTGGCCTGCGAAAGGTCGGCGCCCTCACGGGGCGCCAGGAGGCGGCCGAACGCGAGGCAAAGAAGCTGGAGGACCAGCTTGCCGGCATACTGGCGAAGAAGCCCGCCACCTCGCCCTCTGTGATCGTCGTGGTCGCCGGCGGCCCGACGCAGCTCTTTGCCGGCCTCAATGACTCCTACGTCGGCGACATCCTGAAGCGCCTCGGCGCGCGCAACGTCCTCTCGAACGAGCCCGAGACCTTCCGGCTGCCGGGGTTCAGCGACTACAGCATCGAGCGGATCGTCGAGAAGAACCCGGACGTGATAATCGCCATCAGTCCGGGCCGTCCGAACATCACCACTCAGGCAATGTCGGCCAGTCCCGTATACGGCAGCCTCAAAGCCGTGAAGGAGGGCCGCGTGCACGAGGTCGACCCGGTCATCTACCTGCAGGCAGCGGGTCCGCGAGTGAGCCTGATTCTCGATGAGCTTGCTAGAATCCTCTATCCAGACGTTTTCAAGGCCAGCTGACCGGCGCGTCTTCGTCCCCTTCGCCGCCCTGGTGGCGGTGATGGCGGCGATCGTTGTCGGTATCGCGGTGGGGCCGGTGTACATTGGCCCCGGCACCGTCCTGAAGGCGCTCTTCGGTACGGCCTCGGCGACCACGGAGATCATCGTCGAAGACATCCGCCTGCCGCGGGTGCTGGTCGGCGCGATGGTTGGCGCCAATCTGGCAATGTCCGGCGCCATCCTCCAGGGCGTCACCCGCAACCCGCTGGCAGACCCTCACGTATTCGGGATCTCCTCCGGCGCCGGCGCTATCGCGGTGGCCGGCATCATTTTCTTTCCGGAAGTGCCCTTCTACCAGGTGCAGATGGTGTCCTTCTTTGGCGGCCTTGCCGCCGGAGGGCTGGCATACGCCATGGCCTGGCGGGGCGGCGTTTCGCCGGCGCGGCTCGCGCTCGCTGGCATCGCCGTCACTTCCATGCTGACGGCCGTCATCTCAGCCATGCTCGTGACCTCCCAGCTCTCGGCCCAGATCGGCCTGCGATGGCTCATCGGCGGCCTCCTGGGGCGCAACTGGGAGGACTTCTGGCTCCTGCTGCCCTATTTCGTGGGAGGAAGCGCCGTCGCGATGGCGATGGCCCGCCAGCTCAACGTCATCGCTCTCGGCGACGAGGTCGCGACGAGCCTGGGCCAGCACGTCGAGCGCACGCGCCTGGCCCTCACCGCGATAGCGGCGCTGCTGGCCAGCAGCGCCGTAAGCGTCGCGGGCCTGATCGGGTTCGTGGGCCTGATCATCCCTCACTGGGGCCGGCTGCTGCTCGGGAACGACTACCGCTTCCTCATCCCAACGTCGGCGCTCTTCGGCGCCTGTTTGCTCATCTTCGCCGACACCGCCGCGCGCACGGCCTTCGACCCGCGTGAGCTTCCGGTGGGCGTCCTCACGGCTGTGCTCGGAGGCCCCGTGTTCGTCTACCTCGTCCGGAGGCGAGCATGAAGCTGCGCGCCGACAGCATCGACGCCGGTTACGACGGAAGGCTGGTCCTGCGCGGCCTCGACATCGACATCGCCGAGGGCGAGATAGTGACCCTGGTGGGGCCGAACGGCTCCGGAAAGTCGACGATACTGCGCGCCCTCGCCCGGGTCCTCAAACCCAGGGCCGGCGCAGTCCTGCTCGATGGCAAAGCGATCTCCTCGCTTTCGACCCGCGAGGTGGCGCGCGAGTTGGCCCTGCTGCCCCAGGGCCCGACGCTCGCCAACGACATGACGGTCGAGGAACTGGTGTGGATGGGACGCAGCCCGCACCAGGGCCTCCTTGGCGTGCCCACGCGAAGTGACCGCGAAGCGGTGGCCTGGGCGATGAAGGAGACCGCGGTCATCGACCTGAGGCGCCGCGGCATGTCGACGCTCTCCGGCGGCGAAAAGCAGCGTGTCTGGATAGCGATGGCGCTGGCCCAGCAGCCGCGCGTCCTCCTTCTCGATGAACCCACGACGTTCCTCGACCTGAGCCACCAGATCGAGGTCCTGGACCTCGTGCGATACCTGAACAGGGAGCACGGGATTACGGTGGTGATGGTCCTGCACGACCTCAACCAGGCCGCGCGCTACGCCGGCAGGGTGGTGGTCGTGAACGACGGGCATGTCGACTGTGAGGGGCCGCCGGGCGTCGTACTGACCTCGGACACCCTGCGCCGGGTCTTCGGAGTCGATGCAGAGGTGATCTCCGGGCCAGGCGGCATCGAGATGGTGATCGTCCCCCTCGGCCGCGTGGCGCCAGCGGCCCAGGCGCAAGTGGCTCCCCTCTAACCGGGGAACTCGCGCCGTCGCCACCCCGCCAATCAGCCGACCAACCGGCCGAGGTTGCCTGCGGTCCTGGCATTTGTTAAGGTCGAAGCCGCTAAGAAGCGACAAGGACGTGTTTACGAACGACTACCAGTCTGAACGGGTGAACGTCGAGCGCAGCGCGGTCCGTAGCGTTACGGCCGCGAACGCCCAGGTTGACCGCTCGATGGTCCAGCGCCTCACCTCGGACGCGCTCTCGGCGAACCAGAGCGTGATCGGCATCGCCAACGCGTCCACGATCGAGCTGAAAGGGAGCAGCGCCGGCGTTGCCGCGGCGGACTACGTCCGCATCGAAGACGGCCGTGTCTTCCTGCTGCTCGCGCCCCGCGTGAACGGTAACCTCCAGGCCGTGCTCACAATCCCGGCCGCCTTCGCTTTCGGCGCCGGGTATTACATAGCCCGAAGGCTGCTGGGCGCGGCCTTCAGCCGCAAAGACAGCTAACCTAACTTTCGGAGAGGACTCTCATGGCCCGTAAGGAGCTGACACTTGAACCGCGCACGGTGACCGGCAAGAAGGTCGCGCGGCTGCGCCGGGCCGGCATCTTGCCCGGGAACATCTTCGGGCGCCACCTGCAATCCGTCGCGGTCCAGGTCGAAACGTCGGCCCTCATCAAGCTATTGAGGGCGTCCACGAAAAATGAGGTCATCGACCTCAAGCTCGCGGGCGAGCGCACGCCGCGGCCAGCTATCGTCCAGCACCTGAGCCGCGACCCCCTGGACGGGAGTCCGCTACACGCCGACTTCTACCAGGTCTCGCTGCGGGAAAAGATGCGCGCGGACGTGCCACTGGTACTCGTGGGCAGCTCCGAGGCCGTTTCGACCTACAACGGCGTCCTCACCCAGCAGACGGACGTGCTGCACATCGAGGCGTTGCCGCTCGACATCCCCGCTCATATCGAGGTCGACATTTCGAAGCTGAAGGAGCTCGACAGTTCCATCCATGTTTCTGACCTCAATGTGCCACCGACCGTAACGGTCCTGACGCCACCGGATGTCGTGGTCGCTCAGGTGACAGCGCCGCGCGTCGAGGAAGTCGAGGAGGTCGAGGAGGCGCCAGAGGAGGCACCGGAAGCCGTGGAAGAAGCAGCGCCGTCGGCGGAGGAGAAGCCCGGCGAGGAATAGCCTTGAGCCTCGGCCACACAACAGGGACCTGCCTTAGCGGCAGGTCCCTTGCATTTCTGGTGCGCAGACCCGGCCAAGGGCGGCCTCCGCACCGGCGGGGCGGCTGCAGCAGGCGCGCTGGCCGCGATGGGCCGCGCACCCGTCATAGTCATCATCGGCTCGTGGGCCTCGAGCTTTTGCTGTTCCCCGGACTTACGTGCTCGAACGGCCATAAATCCGTGTAAACACGCAGGCATTTGGTCGACCGGGCAGTCAAAATCTGGCAGAGTCCAGGGCACGACCGCCTTGAGTACAAGTTCAGGAGGGGATCGAAATGTACGGGACTGTTGCTAGATTCACGCTCAAACCCGGCATGGAGGCGAAGCTCACCGAGGAGATGAAGTCCTACGAGAGCCTGAACATCGACGGGCACATCTCGACGACCGTCTACCGGATGGACGACAACCCGAACGAGTTCTACATGGCCGTGATCTTCCGCGACAAGGCGTCCTACCAGAAGAACGCGGACGACCCGGAGCAGGACAAGCGCTACCAGCGCCTCCGGGCCCTGCTCGCCGCGGACCCGGAGTGGCACGACGGCGAGATCATCTACAGCGGCAAGTAGTCGCGCCTAGGGACGCCGGTCGAGCAGGCGCGGCAGCGCCCGCCGGCGCAGCCGCAGCTCTGCCGGCGTCGGCGCCGGGTACTCGACCCGCGGGTGGTAAACGGCGCGCAGCGTCTCCTTGAAGGACTGCGCCAGGGTGCGGATGTCGCGCAGCGTGAGGTCGGATTCGTCCAGCTGGCCCTCGGCCAGGCGCTCGGCGAAGACCTCGTCTACCAGCTCGCTGATCCGCTCCGGCGTATGTTGCGCGCTTGCCCGCACCACCGCCTCGCAGGAGTCGGCGAGCATCGTGATCGCTGTCTCGCGCGACTGGGGCCGTGGACCCGGATAGCGGAACTCGGCCGGCGAGACCATCGGGTCGGCTTCTGCCGCCTTGCGGTAGAAGTAGGAGACTAACCGCGTGCCGTGGTGCTCCGGTATGAACGCGGCAACGCGCGCCGGCAGGCCGTACTGGCGCGCCAGCGCAAGCCCGTCCGTGACGTGATCGATTATGATGCGGGCGCTGTCGGCCGGCTCGAGGGCGTCGTGCGGGTTGCCCTCACCGAACTGGTTCTCGACGAAGAAACCCGGGCGCATGAGCTTGCCGATGTCGTGGTAGTAGCTGCCCACGCGCGCCAGCAGCGGATCGGCGCCGATAACGTAAGCGCCCTTCTCCGCCAGGTTCGCGACGATCACGCTGTGCTGGAAAGTAGCCGGAGCCTCCTCCTGCATCCTGCGCATGAGCGGCTGGCTGAGCTGCGACATCTCCAGGAGCTGCAGGCGGGTGGTGATGCCGAACACGGAGCCAAGGGTCACGAAGATACCCGCTGAGAGAAAAGCGCTGATGCCGCCATTCGCGAAGCTCGCGAGGATCATCCAGGCGAAGTCATTCGTCTCCCGGTTCGGGTCGATTAGCCAGGATGCGGCGAGCACGGACAAGGTGGCGATGCCGACGGAAAGCCCGCCCAGCAGGTAGTGACTGAAGCGCTCGGCGCTGCGGATCGCGAGCACGCCCGCGACGCCGCCGAACCCGAAAGCCAGGGCCAGCCGAGCGAGGTCGACGGTGCCAACCAACCCGACGACCGTCAGGTCCGAAAGGTACACGGCCGAAAAGCTGGCGAGCGAAGCGATGCCTATCGCCACCACGAGCGCGAGCTCGACACCCACGGCCCCCGCGACAACCATTGGCGCCGCCGCGACCGGCAAGAGGAAGGCGAGGAAGTGGCGGCTGTCATCCGGCAGGATGAGGGGCAGATAGAACTTCATCGCGAACACGGGGCCGACGAGCGCCAGCCCGACAGCGAGCAGCTGGCGGTAGTTGAACAACACCCTGGGCCTCAGCGCCCTGATGGCAGCGACCGTCCCGACCGCCGAGAGGACCGACATCAGGGCAATCCCGCCGAGGAGGTCCGGGTCCCAACGCTGGCTCAGCAGCCCGGCCTGGAGCAGCGCCTCCCGCGCCTCGGCCGTAACGGGGGTGTCTTTCTCGACGATGGGCTGGTTCTTGGCGAAGGTGACCCGCACGGTCGCCACGCTCGCCCGGGCCGCCTGGCGTTGAGCCTCCGTCCGCGCCTGGTCGACCGCCAGGTTGGGCGCGATCAGCGGCCGCACGATCTCCGAAATGAGCGTCGCCTCCTCGCGGTCGAATCCCGGGTCTACGTACGTGACCGCCCGCTCGCGCATGTCCGAGATCTGGGACGGCGGCAGCGACTGGTCGAGGATGGTGCCGAGCGTGCGCCGCGCCTCCCCCTGCACGCGCTGCCACTCCTGAGGCGTCATGGTGAGCAGCAGCGTTGCGCTGCGCTGCGAGAGGCTCAGGTTCTCGATCCGGCTCAAGGCCGTAGCCTTGGCTGCCTGGTTTAGCTGCGCATCGTCCCTGACCGCCGAAATTCGGGCGAGGAGATTGCTCATCGCCGTCTGCTGGGTAACGGCAACCGAGGGGTCGTAGATCAGGGACTCCGGGACGGCGGCCGCCGCCTCATCGCGTCGTTTTTCCGTGAGCGCCTGGCTGGCGAAAGAGATGTCCCGCGGCGCATGGACGGTCCGAAAGGCGATGTCACCTTCTTTCAGGTTCACGCTGCCGGCCGTCACGGGCAGGAGCGCGGCGAAGAGGGCCAGGGCCAGCAGCGTCGTCGCTACGAGGGTTATCGTGTTCGAAGGAGTGCGCTCGTTCGGCATGGCGTAGCCGCCTACAGTCCATCATATCCGCTGCCGGGGCGGCCCGATGGCGGGGCCGCGCCCAGCCGATGCGCTGGACGTAGTCGTAACCCGGGTGCAGGTCCGGAATGCGGTGTTTTCGGGAGCTTTCTCGCGACCTCTTGGA
It encodes the following:
- a CDS encoding 50S ribosomal protein L25, coding for MARKELTLEPRTVTGKKVARLRRAGILPGNIFGRHLQSVAVQVETSALIKLLRASTKNEVIDLKLAGERTPRPAIVQHLSRDPLDGSPLHADFYQVSLREKMRADVPLVLVGSSEAVSTYNGVLTQQTDVLHIEALPLDIPAHIEVDISKLKELDSSIHVSDLNVPPTVTVLTPPDVVVAQVTAPRVEEVEEVEEAPEEAPEAVEEAAPSAEEKPGEE
- a CDS encoding antibiotic biosynthesis monooxygenase family protein, which gives rise to MYGTVARFTLKPGMEAKLTEEMKSYESLNIDGHISTTVYRMDDNPNEFYMAVIFRDKASYQKNADDPEQDKRYQRLRALLAADPEWHDGEIIYSGK
- a CDS encoding HDIG domain-containing protein, yielding MPNERTPSNTITLVATTLLALALFAALLPVTAGSVNLKEGDIAFRTVHAPRDISFASQALTEKRRDEAAAAVPESLIYDPSVAVTQQTAMSNLLARISAVRDDAQLNQAAKATALSRIENLSLSQRSATLLLTMTPQEWQRVQGEARRTLGTILDQSLPPSQISDMRERAVTYVDPGFDREEATLISEIVRPLIAPNLAVDQARTEAQRQAARASVATVRVTFAKNQPIVEKDTPVTAEAREALLQAGLLSQRWDPDLLGGIALMSVLSAVGTVAAIRALRPRVLFNYRQLLAVGLALVGPVFAMKFYLPLILPDDSRHFLAFLLPVAAAPMVVAGAVGVELALVVAIGIASLASFSAVYLSDLTVVGLVGTVDLARLALAFGFGGVAGVLAIRSAERFSHYLLGGLSVGIATLSVLAASWLIDPNRETNDFAWMILASFANGGISAFLSAGIFVTLGSVFGITTRLQLLEMSQLSQPLMRRMQEEAPATFQHSVIVANLAEKGAYVIGADPLLARVGSYYHDIGKLMRPGFFVENQFGEGNPHDALEPADSARIIIDHVTDGLALARQYGLPARVAAFIPEHHGTRLVSYFYRKAAEADPMVSPAEFRYPGPRPQSRETAITMLADSCEAVVRASAQHTPERISELVDEVFAERLAEGQLDESDLTLRDIRTLAQSFKETLRAVYHPRVEYPAPTPAELRLRRRALPRLLDRRP
- a CDS encoding MiaB/RimO family radical SAM methylthiotransferase encodes the protein MTHPATLEEPVTPAASDAADRERPTVAILTLGCKLNLADSESMARRMRDAGWSVTEKARGADAVVVNTCSVTHVADAKARHLVRLARREAAPGAAIAVTGCMLETASPEAIGALGADLAFRQPQQEALTAALVATRSPTIVTPAPTRPFRTRAFVSAQEGCNDVCAFCIVPKTRGRERAKSATEVVAQVLAREAEGVQEVVITGTQLGAWGRGRAAAAGEADRGLYPLLKALLEGTRVPRIRLSSVQPQDLSPETIDLWRDPRLCRHFHLALQSGSDAVLRRMRRRYTAAQYRAAVESLRAAIPGVAITTDVIAGFPGETDAEFEETYEFCRELAFAGIHVFPYSPRLGTVAAKMTDQVPEPVKKERVRRLLALGEEMAVAFRSAYAGRRVEVLWESSRETEAGRTWEGLTDTYVRVFAASEADLENRITPVMVTRVVEGGVEGQL
- a CDS encoding ABC transporter substrate-binding protein; protein product: MHLRWPLLIALPFVGLTLACGSGGDEERATSSPTAVTRKVDVSKDDLGRTVAVPASPQRIVAMSPSVVELLFAVGVTPVGRPSSADYPEAAKAVPHFGTSYQPNYEEIAAMKPDLIIADAVIHKDTVADLARLGAPVWAVRVNSFDDVTAGLRKVGALTGRQEAAEREAKKLEDQLAGILAKKPATSPSVIVVVAGGPTQLFAGLNDSYVGDILKRLGARNVLSNEPETFRLPGFSDYSIERIVEKNPDVIIAISPGRPNITTQAMSASPVYGSLKAVKEGRVHEVDPVIYLQAAGPRVSLILDELARILYPDVFKAS
- the amaP gene encoding alkaline shock response membrane anchor protein AmaP — its product is MNLVNRIVVTLLLLALIAGAVAVVVLAWAMPEDSIAGLRDAVDWLEENNEDLQKALLTTIASLVALLAFTALVFEFVPSSGPGVKVTDVQAGEAILTTAAIGQRIEEEVRGVANVSDVRAAVKPKRKGVELALELHVDPHANLAQVTNESLAAARRVLNDRLHVALLDPPRVRLHYRELRLQRPDMRPDAAPPPAPPPPAEVTSSPGPAVAAPDGSGDPRPDSG
- a CDS encoding DUF503 domain-containing protein, whose product is MTIGLCRLTLRLPENGSLKGKRQVVKSLQQRLHNKFNVSVAEVEHNDAWQLAGLAICCVSNSSAHANEVLSKALDFVHSLRLDAEVIEEEIELIQD
- a CDS encoding ABC transporter ATP-binding protein: MKLRADSIDAGYDGRLVLRGLDIDIAEGEIVTLVGPNGSGKSTILRALARVLKPRAGAVLLDGKAISSLSTREVARELALLPQGPTLANDMTVEELVWMGRSPHQGLLGVPTRSDREAVAWAMKETAVIDLRRRGMSTLSGGEKQRVWIAMALAQQPRVLLLDEPTTFLDLSHQIEVLDLVRYLNREHGITVVMVLHDLNQAARYAGRVVVVNDGHVDCEGPPGVVLTSDTLRRVFGVDAEVISGPGGIEMVIVPLGRVAPAAQAQVAPL
- the scpB gene encoding SMC-Scp complex subunit ScpB, which codes for MKRLPRLDRDSLPLVLEGILFVADAPVDTASLARVLRRPREDVEAALADLESHYERRGLRLQRSNGLVQMVSAPEAGPYIERFLGEENKQRLSGAALECLAIIAYRQPVTRAGVEAVRGVNSDGAIASLIARGLIEEVGRAPGPGRPALLGTTMKFLEHFGLKDPSDLPPLPEQPSPPNAQPRLTDARGSGRA
- a CDS encoding iron ABC transporter permease → MSLLESSIQTFSRPADRRVFVPFAALVAVMAAIVVGIAVGPVYIGPGTVLKALFGTASATTEIIVEDIRLPRVLVGAMVGANLAMSGAILQGVTRNPLADPHVFGISSGAGAIAVAGIIFFPEVPFYQVQMVSFFGGLAAGGLAYAMAWRGGVSPARLALAGIAVTSMLTAVISAMLVTSQLSAQIGLRWLIGGLLGRNWEDFWLLLPYFVGGSAVAMAMARQLNVIALGDEVATSLGQHVERTRLALTAIAALLASSAVSVAGLIGFVGLIIPHWGRLLLGNDYRFLIPTSALFGACLLIFADTAARTAFDPRELPVGVLTAVLGGPVFVYLVRRRA
- a CDS encoding helix-turn-helix domain-containing protein, coding for MAELGNTLSRARRARAITLEDAERDTHVSKRYLQALENEDFSVFPAPVYARGFLRTYSRYLGLNPEELIRVFPNQELTVDITPLPAISRPVGNSISMNWVIAAFVGIFLIGAGLLLFSTGSDAGVIDNTPRLPQGTVVSNPQVIQPPLAATPASGQFQGRPISVQAGLVPNFVGADEASALAVLRDQQIDYVVIAVPDKTAPRGMVLSQTPAANTKATADLSVTLRVSRGPE